A region from the candidate division KSB1 bacterium genome encodes:
- a CDS encoding STAS domain-containing protein, translated as MTIKEEIRDNIAILYLKGNMMGGPDTTQIHEKVKSLIVDKIHNVVIDLSKVKWMNSSGLGSLMACMSTLKNAEGQLKISGATEKIKNLFMITKLMTIFETYETTDRAIASFK; from the coding sequence ATGACAATAAAAGAAGAGATACGGGACAATATTGCGATTCTTTATCTTAAAGGGAATATGATGGGCGGCCCGGATACAACGCAAATCCATGAGAAAGTCAAAAGCCTCATAGTTGATAAAATCCACAATGTTGTGATCGATTTAAGTAAAGTAAAATGGATGAACAGTTCCGGTTTAGGTTCATTAATGGCATGTATGAGCACATTAAAGAATGCGGAAGGTCAGTTGAAGATCTCCGGAGCTACTGAGAAGATAAAAAATTTATTCATGATTACAAAGCTTATGACCATTTTTGAAACCTATGAAACCACGGATAGGGCAATAGCAAGTTTCAAATAA
- a CDS encoding ATP-binding protein, translated as MSVKMVIPSNIDRIEEAASFVESNAKKMQFSEPEVDNIVIAITEAISNAIIHANKSDERKKVTIEIISNHDSMITKVKDEGPGFNLKKIEDPLLPDNLLKESGRGIFILNSLLDSVDYSFSDQGTVVTLVKKKPNK; from the coding sequence ATGTCCGTTAAAATGGTAATTCCTAGTAATATCGATAGAATTGAAGAAGCGGCATCATTTGTTGAAAGCAATGCAAAAAAAATGCAATTTAGCGAGCCCGAGGTTGATAACATTGTTATCGCAATTACAGAAGCGATTAGTAATGCAATCATACACGCTAATAAGAGTGATGAAAGAAAGAAAGTAACAATTGAGATCATTTCTAATCATGACTCAATGATAACCAAAGTGAAAGATGAAGGTCCTGGTTTTAACCTCAAAAAAATCGAGGATCCACTATTACCGGATAACTTACTTAAAGAAAGTGGCAGAGGAATTTTTATACTAAATTCATTGCTGGATTCAGTGGACTATTCATTTTCAGACCAAGGAACCGTAGTTACACTGGTCAAGAAAAAACCGAATAAATAA